The proteins below are encoded in one region of Lactuca sativa cultivar Salinas chromosome 3, Lsat_Salinas_v11, whole genome shotgun sequence:
- the LOC128132865 gene encoding uncharacterized protein LOC128132865, which translates to MNGIRGKMISIPSNSYVWLDLEEGKRFLNEINFPPYRGKKPPPLSLATTTTAATTATTTTTAATTTTTTAVVATIATDHHYHRHGHHSPPPSLPPPPLPPPSLPPPPPLPPTTTTTAMTTTHHHRCSHHHPPPPPSPPPTATACDATTITIIFVTTVAAASDHHHHHPLTTTATTTTISTHHH; encoded by the exons ATGAATGGAATTCGAGGGAAAATGATTTCAATTCCCTCGAATTCATACGTTTGGTTGGACTTAGAGGAGGGAAAAAGATTCTTAAATGAAATAAATTTTCCACCATACAGAGGAAA AAAACCCCCACCACTATCACTGGCCACAACCACCACCGctgccaccaccgccaccaccaccaccaccgctgcCACCACAACCACTACCACCGCCGTCGTTGCCACCATTGCCACCGACCACCACTACCACCGCCATGGCCACCACTCACCACCACCGTCGCTgccgccaccaccactaccaccgccGTCGTTGCCACCACCGCCGCCACTGCCACCGACCACCACTACCACTGCGATGACCACCACTCACCACCACCGTTGcagccaccaccacccaccaccaccaccgtcaccGCCACCCACAGCTACTGCATGCGATGCCACCACCATTACCATCATCTTCGTTACCACTGTCGCCGCCGCCtccgaccaccaccaccaccacccactcaccaccaccgccaccactacCACTATAAGCACCCACCACCACTAA